One window of Streptomyces sp. FIT100 genomic DNA carries:
- a CDS encoding DnaB-like helicase N-terminal domain-containing protein — MTPLVHAEQAVLGAIFLEPGQLDRLSPWLRPEHFSRPAHTAIYSTMLQLKAAGHPAAATTAGFPVPLAWVTDTLREASTRTRGLTASYLHSLASACPRPDHAPVYGRMVLEGSIHRSVAQHAARLHQAALADGRAGTVEETLHHAQVLTDVLADLARGWGTETRPVQPPTPYAPQAERPQPVGEQVLADEEFLLGCLAARPEQLLGLVRWLRPGDFADPGHQQLYRALGALHHRGEPIDQLTVLWETQRRGTLADGTLDTERVMRICDPLVGGAAEHFGEQVVHASLVRTAALAARQVGALADRDALAPGQLIGYALHALGPLDDVRRRLRLAREAEPEPRPPASQPGAPPPAARIDAARARSRLADAAAPAAPVAASCAALPSRHNLRSPS, encoded by the coding sequence GTGACCCCGCTCGTCCACGCCGAGCAGGCCGTGCTGGGCGCGATCTTCCTGGAGCCCGGCCAACTCGACAGGCTCTCGCCCTGGCTGCGCCCGGAACACTTCTCCCGCCCCGCGCACACGGCGATCTACTCCACGATGCTCCAGCTCAAGGCCGCCGGTCACCCGGCAGCAGCCACGACGGCCGGCTTCCCCGTCCCGCTGGCCTGGGTGACCGACACGCTGCGGGAGGCGAGCACGCGGACCCGCGGGCTCACGGCCTCGTATCTGCACTCCCTCGCGTCGGCGTGTCCGCGCCCCGACCACGCCCCGGTGTACGGGCGGATGGTCCTGGAGGGGTCCATCCACCGCAGCGTGGCCCAGCACGCCGCACGCCTCCATCAGGCCGCGCTCGCCGACGGCCGGGCCGGCACGGTGGAGGAGACGCTGCACCACGCCCAGGTCCTGACCGACGTACTCGCCGACCTGGCGCGCGGCTGGGGCACCGAGACACGTCCCGTGCAGCCGCCCACCCCGTACGCACCCCAGGCCGAGCGCCCGCAGCCGGTGGGCGAGCAGGTCCTCGCCGACGAGGAGTTCCTCCTCGGCTGCCTCGCCGCCCGCCCCGAGCAGCTGCTCGGCCTGGTGCGGTGGCTCCGCCCCGGCGACTTCGCCGACCCGGGCCATCAGCAGCTCTACCGCGCGCTGGGGGCCCTGCACCATCGCGGCGAACCCATCGACCAGCTGACCGTGCTGTGGGAGACCCAGCGTCGCGGCACCCTCGCAGACGGGACGCTCGACACCGAGCGTGTGATGCGGATCTGCGATCCGCTTGTGGGCGGGGCCGCCGAGCACTTCGGCGAGCAGGTCGTCCACGCCTCCCTCGTCCGCACGGCCGCCCTCGCGGCCCGGCAGGTCGGCGCCCTGGCCGACCGCGACGCGCTCGCGCCCGGGCAGCTCATCGGCTACGCCCTGCACGCGCTCGGCCCGCTGGACGACGTACGCCGCCGACTGCGCCTCGCGCGCGAAGCCGAACCCGAGCCACGGCCGCCGGCCAGCCAGCCCGGTGCGCCGCCACCTGCCGCCCGTATCGACGCCGCCCGTGCGCGCAGCCGCCTCGCGGATGCAGCGGCCCCCGCGGCGCCGGTCGCGGCCTCCTGCGCCGCGCTGCCCTCCCGCCACAACCTTCGGAGTCCGTCATGA
- a CDS encoding DNA cytosine methyltransferase yields MRADLQAAAHPPSIGSLCSGYGGLDLGVQAVFGGTIAWHAEVDPGPARILSRHWPAVPNLGDITAVNWADVPEVCVLTAGFPCQGRLGRRPSRRTG; encoded by the coding sequence ATGCGCGCTGATCTCCAGGCAGCGGCGCACCCGCCGTCTATCGGGAGCCTGTGTTCCGGGTACGGCGGTCTGGATCTCGGCGTCCAAGCCGTCTTCGGCGGAACGATCGCCTGGCATGCCGAGGTCGATCCAGGCCCAGCCCGGATCCTGTCCCGACACTGGCCGGCCGTGCCCAATCTCGGCGACATCACGGCCGTGAACTGGGCCGATGTCCCGGAGGTGTGCGTCCTGACGGCCGGGTTCCCCTGTCAAGGACGTCTCGGTCGCCGGCCGTCGCGCCGGACTGGCTGA
- a CDS encoding DNA cytosine methyltransferase produces the protein MADGTRSGLWLHIVRAIEALNPCLVVIEKVRGLLTSPAGSPGDVEPCPWCLGDTAGQPAVRALGAVLGSLADLGFDARWCVLRASEVGAPHRRERIFLAAWPTWRAAVAEDADEQPGDERRESAPDEEETGRPRPQSGGRGRVAAADTEGVGRSQGIAKPASRKRGPDTALGGCPTAADPTGKRHRHSGTPTGRGLPAPALSGSAPHVHGSDADGRRAWGPYAAAIARWERATRPAPLPTDEAGRLSPLFVEWMQGLEPGWVTATPGLGRPAQLSALGNGVVPQQAARALEILAPPVAVCGHHGSR, from the coding sequence CTGGCTGATGGCACCCGGTCCGGTCTGTGGTTGCACATCGTCCGTGCCATCGAAGCCCTCAACCCGTGCCTGGTGGTCATCGAGAAAGTCCGAGGACTCCTCACCTCCCCCGCCGGTTCCCCTGGCGACGTGGAACCCTGCCCGTGGTGTCTGGGAGACACCGCAGGCCAGCCTGCTGTGCGCGCACTCGGTGCCGTACTCGGATCCCTGGCCGACCTCGGGTTCGATGCGCGCTGGTGCGTGCTTCGCGCCTCTGAAGTCGGAGCCCCGCACCGCCGTGAGCGCATCTTCCTCGCCGCCTGGCCCACCTGGCGGGCCGCCGTTGCTGAAGACGCCGACGAGCAACCTGGCGACGAACGGAGGGAGTCAGCACCCGACGAAGAGGAAACAGGGCGGCCACGGCCCCAATCTGGCGGACGAGGTCGAGTGGCTGCTGCCGACACCGAAGGCGTCGGACGGAGCCAAGGGATCGCCAAACCAGCGTCACGGAAACGGGGACCTGACACTGCCCTCGGCGGCTGCCCGACTGCTGCCGACCCCACGGGCAAGCGACACCGGCACTCCGGGACGCCGACCGGGCGCGGGCTTCCGGCCCCCGCTCTCAGCGGTAGCGCTCCCCATGTTCACGGCTCAGACGCCGACGGACGGAGGGCGTGGGGACCGTACGCCGCCGCCATCGCCCGATGGGAGAGGGCAACGCGCCCGGCGCCCCTGCCCACGGACGAGGCGGGGCGCCTCAGCCCGCTGTTCGTCGAGTGGATGCAAGGGCTTGAACCCGGCTGGGTGACGGCCACTCCGGGACTGGGACGCCCAGCCCAACTATCCGCTCTGGGCAACGGAGTCGTGCCGCAGCAGGCCGCTCGCGCGCTGGAGATCCTCGCTCCTCCCGTCGCGGTCTGCGGCCATCACGGCTCGCGGTGA
- a CDS encoding type IV secretory system conjugative DNA transfer family protein, whose amino-acid sequence MSPARTSTPSITTGTDFLLYLMLSVAGLGLGAGTLAWLFGNIANTLTRSGPWAPYEPTEALLHPYEVWPHLPQPVLVGACYVLPALVLLAAALLGAKVWLRLCGNPKGLADQRDLADLMPKKIAAKAIDLRPSLKGTKPKDIVPDDRGVLLGTLTPGAREVRSSWEDVILAIMAPRSGKTSGLAIPAILRAPGPVLLTSNKAARDAYTATLAARAEAGTVWTLDPQQIAHAPQTMWWDILADARDLAGARRLAGHFVTASVDESSAGDFWSTAAANTLTALFLAAARDRRPITDVLAWLASPADRSPIDLLQDAGLDAVAAQLQGTVAGAVETRDGIFETARQYASCLLDPAIAAWVTPPSGLGKIREFKPEAFATSNDTLFLLSKDGGGSASAIIAAAADGVMRAAVIQAELDGGRLDAPLLAILDEAANVCKIADLPDLYSHLGSRGVIPITILQSYRQGVRVWGEAGMDALWSAATIKLVGSGIDDADFADKLSRLVGDHDVRTVSVSTSESGKSTSVSMRQERVLPTDAIRALRKGSALLLATGIRPALLDLKPWYREPDADRLGAASATATAAITERALAKGLRRDDFGPAA is encoded by the coding sequence TTGTCTCCTGCACGCACGAGCACACCCTCGATCACCACCGGCACCGACTTCCTGCTGTACCTGATGCTGTCCGTCGCCGGCCTCGGCTTGGGGGCCGGGACGTTGGCCTGGTTGTTCGGCAACATCGCCAACACCCTCACCAGGTCCGGCCCCTGGGCCCCGTACGAACCCACCGAGGCGCTGCTCCACCCCTACGAGGTCTGGCCGCACCTTCCACAGCCGGTCCTCGTCGGCGCCTGCTACGTCCTGCCCGCACTCGTACTCCTGGCCGCCGCGCTGCTCGGCGCGAAGGTGTGGCTGCGGCTGTGCGGCAACCCCAAGGGGCTGGCCGACCAGCGTGACCTGGCCGACCTGATGCCCAAGAAGATCGCGGCCAAGGCGATCGATCTCCGTCCGAGCCTCAAGGGCACCAAGCCCAAGGACATCGTCCCCGACGACCGCGGCGTCCTGCTCGGCACGCTCACGCCCGGCGCACGCGAGGTCCGCTCCTCGTGGGAGGACGTGATCCTGGCGATCATGGCACCCCGGTCCGGAAAGACCTCCGGCCTGGCGATCCCGGCGATCCTGCGCGCGCCCGGACCGGTACTGCTGACCTCGAACAAGGCGGCCCGCGACGCCTACACCGCCACGCTCGCGGCCCGCGCCGAAGCTGGCACGGTATGGACGCTCGATCCGCAGCAGATCGCCCACGCCCCCCAGACGATGTGGTGGGACATCCTCGCCGACGCCCGCGATCTCGCCGGGGCCCGCCGTCTGGCCGGACACTTCGTGACCGCCTCCGTGGACGAGTCGAGCGCGGGCGACTTCTGGTCCACCGCCGCCGCGAACACGCTCACCGCACTGTTCCTCGCCGCCGCCCGCGACCGGCGGCCGATCACCGACGTCCTGGCCTGGCTCGCCTCGCCGGCCGACCGCTCCCCCATCGACCTGCTCCAGGACGCCGGACTCGACGCGGTCGCCGCCCAGCTCCAGGGCACCGTGGCCGGCGCCGTCGAGACCCGCGACGGCATCTTCGAGACCGCGCGGCAGTACGCGAGCTGCCTGCTCGACCCGGCCATCGCCGCCTGGGTCACGCCACCCAGCGGCCTCGGCAAGATCCGCGAGTTCAAGCCGGAGGCGTTCGCCACCAGCAATGACACCCTGTTCCTGTTGTCGAAGGACGGCGGCGGCTCCGCCTCGGCGATCATCGCCGCCGCTGCCGACGGGGTGATGCGCGCGGCCGTCATCCAGGCCGAGCTCGACGGCGGGCGGCTCGACGCCCCGCTGCTCGCGATCCTCGACGAGGCCGCCAACGTGTGCAAGATCGCCGACCTGCCGGACCTGTACTCGCACCTCGGCTCCCGCGGCGTCATCCCGATCACGATCCTGCAGTCCTACCGCCAGGGCGTCCGGGTCTGGGGCGAGGCAGGGATGGACGCCCTGTGGTCCGCCGCGACGATCAAACTCGTCGGCTCGGGCATCGACGACGCCGACTTCGCGGACAAACTCAGCCGCCTGGTGGGCGATCACGACGTCCGTACGGTCTCGGTGTCCACCAGCGAGTCGGGCAAATCCACATCGGTCTCCATGCGCCAGGAGCGCGTGCTGCCGACCGACGCGATCCGCGCCCTACGCAAGGGCTCCGCGCTGCTGCTGGCCACCGGCATCCGCCCCGCGCTCCTCGACCTCAAGCCCTGGTACCGGGAGCCGGACGCCGACCGGCTCGGCGCCGCGTCCGCCACGGCGACCGCGGCGATCACCGAGCGCGCGCTGGCCAAGGGCCTGCGCCGAGACGACTTCGGTCCGGCCGCATGA